The following are encoded in a window of Massilia sp. R2A-15 genomic DNA:
- a CDS encoding ABC transporter ATP-binding protein: MPSPSGNQARILFEARALTKTYQMGEVLVQALRGVDLELYDGEFVVLLGPSGSGKSTLLNILGGLDAPSAGTVRFDGSAMQLDDDAAMTQYRRRTVGFVFQFYNLIPSLTARENVALVTDIAADPMTPEAALALVGLAERVDHFPAQLSGGEQQRVSIARAVAKRPRVLLCDEPTGALDAQTGALVLDVISQVNRDLRTTTVVITHNVVIAGLADRVIHFRDGLVARTERNPHKLPASELRW, from the coding sequence ATGCCCTCCCCTTCCGGCAATCAGGCGCGCATATTGTTCGAGGCGCGCGCACTCACCAAGACCTACCAGATGGGCGAAGTGCTGGTACAGGCGCTGCGCGGCGTCGATCTCGAACTGTACGACGGCGAATTCGTGGTGCTGCTCGGGCCTTCGGGCAGCGGCAAGTCCACGCTGCTGAACATCCTCGGCGGCCTCGATGCGCCGTCGGCCGGCACGGTGCGATTCGACGGCAGCGCCATGCAGCTCGACGACGACGCGGCGATGACCCAGTACCGGCGCCGCACGGTGGGCTTCGTGTTCCAGTTCTATAACCTGATTCCCAGCCTCACCGCGCGCGAAAACGTCGCGCTGGTCACCGACATCGCCGCCGATCCGATGACGCCGGAGGCGGCCCTGGCGCTGGTCGGCCTTGCCGAACGGGTCGACCACTTTCCGGCCCAGCTGTCGGGCGGCGAGCAGCAGCGCGTGTCGATCGCGCGCGCCGTCGCCAAGCGCCCGCGAGTGCTGCTGTGCGACGAGCCGACCGGCGCGCTCGATGCGCAGACCGGCGCGCTGGTGCTCGACGTCATCTCACAGGTCAACCGCGACCTGCGCACCACCACCGTGGTCATCACCCACAACGTCGTGATCGCCGGCCTGGCCGATCGCGTCATCCATTTTCGCGACGGCCTGGTGGCGCGCACCGAGCGCAACCCGCACAAGCTGCCGGCGAGCGAGCTGCGCTGGTGA
- a CDS encoding ABC transporter permease translates to MKALDRKLLRDLWHMRAQAVAIALVLMCGVATFVMFLATLHALRETQQDYYRKYRFADMFVSLKRAPDALAARVRMVEGVARADFRVVAQVRLEMPGFSEPVTGLMVSAPEAGASLNALFLASGRLPDPLRADEVVASKPFAEAHGLHAGATFTALLNGRRQALRLVGTALSPEFIEQMRPGAATPDFKRFGVLWMARRALGQAYDMHGAFNDIAIALAPHADSAAAIARIDQLMAPYGGLGAYARKNQHSHRYLTQELSQLGTLATLFPVIFLGVAAFLLHVVIGRLVATQREQVAALKAFGYSNGALMWHYLQLVALIAALGIAGGTALGAWLGAGLSHVYREFYHFPYLDFTLPPLIALEAAAISLLAAAGGTALAIRRTIALKPAEAMHPPAPARYRISWVERVGGGRWLSQPARMIVRHIQRERWRSLLTVLGVSLGGGIILTSLFQRDTVTYMLDVQFRRAQRDDLSVLFTEPAAARARSELAALPGVRHVEVFRSVPVRLRFGARSYRTAIRGMENGGDLQRLLDTGLRPVPLPPGGIMLTDFLADMLGVRAGDRLQVDVLEGRRPLREVVVAGVVREYIGVSAYMELHALNALMREGPVLSGAWLAVDRPALPELYRRLARMPRVAGMAQREQEIRNFNRMMEQTMLFFSTIATAFAIVIAFGVIYNSARIALTERGHELASLRVLGFTRAEIAYILLGELGLLTLVALPTGLLLGRAMCHYIAHALQTDLFRVPVVLEARTYAFAVTVVVASAILSGLAVRRRLDRLNLVAVLKTAE, encoded by the coding sequence GTGAAGGCGCTCGACCGCAAACTGCTGCGCGACCTGTGGCACATGCGCGCCCAGGCGGTCGCCATCGCGCTGGTGCTGATGTGCGGCGTGGCCACCTTCGTCATGTTCCTCGCCACCCTGCACGCGCTGCGCGAGACGCAGCAGGACTACTACCGCAAGTATCGCTTCGCCGACATGTTCGTCTCGCTCAAGCGGGCGCCAGACGCATTGGCGGCGCGGGTGCGCATGGTCGAGGGCGTGGCGCGCGCCGACTTCCGGGTGGTGGCCCAGGTGCGCCTCGAGATGCCGGGGTTTTCCGAGCCCGTGACGGGCCTGATGGTGTCGGCGCCGGAGGCCGGCGCCAGCCTGAACGCGCTGTTCCTGGCGTCGGGCCGCCTGCCCGATCCGCTGCGCGCCGACGAAGTGGTCGCCAGCAAGCCGTTCGCCGAGGCGCACGGCCTGCACGCGGGCGCCACATTCACCGCCCTGCTCAATGGCCGGCGCCAGGCCCTGCGCCTGGTCGGCACCGCGCTGTCGCCGGAATTCATCGAGCAGATGCGCCCCGGCGCCGCAACGCCCGATTTCAAGCGCTTCGGCGTGCTGTGGATGGCGCGGCGCGCGCTCGGGCAGGCTTACGACATGCACGGCGCCTTCAACGACATCGCCATCGCGCTGGCCCCGCACGCCGACAGCGCGGCGGCGATCGCCCGCATCGACCAGCTGATGGCGCCGTACGGCGGGCTGGGCGCCTATGCCCGCAAGAATCAGCATTCGCACCGCTACCTGACCCAGGAACTCTCCCAGCTCGGCACGCTGGCAACCCTGTTCCCGGTGATTTTCCTCGGCGTCGCCGCGTTCCTGCTGCACGTGGTGATCGGGCGGCTGGTCGCCACGCAGCGCGAACAGGTCGCCGCGCTCAAGGCGTTCGGCTATTCGAACGGTGCGCTGATGTGGCACTACCTGCAGCTGGTGGCGTTGATCGCTGCCCTCGGAATCGCCGGCGGCACCGCGCTGGGCGCCTGGCTCGGCGCCGGCCTGTCCCATGTTTACCGCGAGTTCTATCACTTCCCCTATCTCGATTTCACGCTGCCGCCGCTGATCGCGCTCGAAGCAGCCGCCATCAGCCTGCTCGCGGCGGCCGGCGGGACGGCGCTGGCGATCCGGCGCACCATCGCGCTCAAGCCGGCCGAAGCGATGCACCCGCCCGCGCCGGCGCGCTACCGCATCTCGTGGGTCGAGCGAGTCGGCGGCGGGCGCTGGCTGTCGCAGCCGGCACGGATGATTGTGCGCCACATCCAGCGCGAACGCTGGCGCTCGCTGCTGACCGTGCTCGGCGTCTCGCTCGGAGGCGGCATCATCCTCACCAGCCTGTTTCAGCGCGACACCGTCACCTACATGCTCGACGTGCAGTTCCGGCGCGCCCAGCGTGACGACCTGTCCGTCCTGTTCACCGAGCCTGCCGCGGCGCGCGCGCGATCCGAACTGGCCGCCCTGCCCGGCGTGCGTCACGTGGAGGTATTTCGCAGCGTGCCGGTGCGGCTGCGCTTCGGCGCGCGCAGCTACCGCACCGCCATCCGCGGCATGGAAAACGGCGGCGACCTGCAACGGCTGCTCGACACCGGCCTGCGCCCGGTGCCGCTGCCGCCGGGCGGCATCATGCTCACCGACTTCCTGGCCGACATGCTCGGCGTGCGCGCGGGCGACCGCCTGCAGGTGGACGTGCTGGAAGGACGGCGCCCGCTGCGCGAGGTGGTCGTCGCCGGCGTGGTCAGGGAATACATCGGCGTGTCGGCCTACATGGAACTGCACGCGCTCAACGCCCTGATGCGCGAAGGCCCGGTGCTGTCCGGCGCCTGGCTGGCTGTGGACCGCCCCGCCCTGCCCGAGCTGTACCGGCGGCTCGCGCGCATGCCGCGGGTGGCCGGGATGGCCCAGCGCGAGCAGGAGATCCGAAACTTCAACCGCATGATGGAGCAGACCATGCTGTTCTTCAGTACGATCGCCACCGCATTCGCCATCGTCATCGCGTTCGGCGTCATCTACAACAGCGCGCGCATCGCGCTGACCGAGCGTGGCCACGAGCTGGCGAGCCTGCGCGTGCTGGGCTTCACGCGCGCCGAAATTGCCTACATCCTGCTGGGCGAGCTTGGCCTGCTGACGCTGGTGGCGCTGCCAACCGGGCTGCTGCTCGGCCGCGCCATGTGCCACTACATCGCGCACGCCCTGCAGACCGACTTGTTCCGCGTGCCGGTCGTGCTCGAGGCGCGCACTTACGCCTTCGCCGTGACGGTGGTAGTCGCCTCGGCGATCCTGTCAGGACTGGCCGTGCGGCGCCGGCTCGACCGGCTAAACCTGGTCGCCGTGCTGAAGACCGCGGAGTAA
- a CDS encoding efflux RND transporter periplasmic adaptor subunit yields the protein MEKTFQWRRRIVVGAVVAALAAGLAYGFYPAPLDLDVAAAARGALRVTIEQEGRTRVVDRYVVAAPVAGYARRIGFDVGSAIAAGAALAELEPLRAPAPDARSRAEAEARVRAAASNTGAARQRQAAARADAELARQELARVKALRASGYATIADVDRAAGNSARGDALLQTAEFGAATAAHELAAARTALMYAAAPGTGGMVTLRSPVAGRVLKIPHKSEGPVGAGEALIEIGDPRALEVEVDLLSADAVRVHPGTPVMFERWGGDQALRGEVKRIEPAGFTKVSALGVEEQRVWVIVAFTSPRPLWERLGDGYRVQASFVVWEGQDILQVPASALFRDGAQWAAYVVESGRARKRHLATGASNGLQTQVLSGVAAGERVIAHPDERVRDGVRVASPR from the coding sequence ATGGAAAAGACATTCCAGTGGCGCAGGCGCATCGTGGTGGGCGCCGTGGTGGCCGCGCTGGCGGCGGGCCTCGCGTATGGCTTCTACCCGGCGCCGCTTGACCTCGACGTGGCGGCGGCGGCGCGCGGCGCGCTGCGGGTGACGATCGAACAGGAGGGCCGCACCCGCGTGGTGGACCGCTATGTGGTGGCGGCGCCGGTGGCGGGCTACGCGCGCCGCATCGGGTTCGACGTGGGGAGCGCGATCGCGGCCGGCGCAGCGCTGGCCGAACTCGAACCGCTGCGCGCGCCGGCGCCGGACGCGCGCAGCCGCGCCGAAGCCGAAGCGCGGGTGCGGGCCGCGGCCAGCAACACCGGCGCGGCGCGCCAGCGCCAGGCGGCCGCGCGCGCCGACGCGGAGCTGGCCAGGCAGGAGCTGGCGCGCGTGAAGGCGCTGCGCGCCAGCGGCTACGCCACCATCGCAGATGTCGACCGCGCGGCCGGCAACTCGGCGCGCGGCGACGCCCTGCTGCAGACCGCGGAATTCGGCGCCGCCACCGCCGCGCACGAACTGGCGGCGGCGCGCACGGCCCTGATGTATGCCGCGGCGCCGGGCACCGGCGGCATGGTCACGCTGCGATCTCCGGTGGCGGGACGGGTGCTGAAGATTCCCCACAAGAGCGAAGGCCCGGTGGGCGCCGGAGAAGCCCTGATCGAGATCGGCGACCCGCGCGCGCTCGAAGTCGAAGTGGACCTGCTGTCGGCCGACGCGGTGCGCGTGCATCCGGGAACGCCCGTCATGTTCGAGCGCTGGGGCGGCGACCAGGCGCTGCGCGGCGAAGTGAAGCGGATCGAGCCGGCCGGCTTCACCAAGGTGTCGGCGCTGGGCGTCGAGGAGCAGCGGGTATGGGTCATCGTCGCATTCACGTCCCCCCGGCCGCTGTGGGAGCGGCTCGGCGACGGCTACCGGGTTCAAGCGAGCTTTGTTGTGTGGGAGGGCCAGGACATTCTGCAGGTGCCGGCCAGCGCCCTGTTTCGCGATGGCGCGCAGTGGGCCGCCTACGTGGTCGAGTCCGGCCGCGCGCGCAAGCGCCACCTTGCCACGGGCGCCAGCAATGGGCTGCAGACGCAGGTGCTGTCCGGCGTCGCGGCGGGCGAGCGCGTCATAGCGCATCCGGATGAACGCGTGCGCGACGGCGTGCGGGTGGCAAGCCCCCGTTGA
- a CDS encoding formate/nitrite transporter family protein has product MEIYGFDAFSPAEIIAKVETVGVSKARLPFRSMLMLSVLAGAFIGMGALYNVLVRSDPTLGFATRQVLGGAVFSLGLLMVVVAGAELFTGNNLLVMAWAAGKISTRELLRNWSIVFLGNFVGAVGLACLVVLSNHPALNQGAVAAQYRQIAAAKTALPFIDAFFSGVLCNALVCVAIWMAIAGRSVLDKAVAILFPISAFVAAGFEHSVANMYLIPMAMLLQWTGQAGAPAPVVWSGFAANMIPVVLGNIVGGSVFVGVVFHVIYRRPGAHT; this is encoded by the coding sequence ATGGAAATTTACGGATTCGACGCATTTTCCCCCGCGGAGATCATCGCCAAGGTCGAAACGGTGGGGGTGAGCAAGGCGCGCCTGCCCTTCCGGTCGATGCTGATGCTGTCGGTCCTCGCGGGCGCCTTCATCGGCATGGGCGCCCTGTACAACGTGCTGGTGCGCTCCGATCCCACGCTGGGCTTCGCGACGCGCCAGGTGCTTGGCGGCGCCGTGTTCTCGCTCGGCCTGCTGATGGTAGTGGTGGCCGGCGCGGAACTTTTTACCGGCAATAACCTGCTGGTGATGGCCTGGGCCGCCGGCAAGATCAGCACGCGCGAACTGCTGCGCAACTGGTCGATCGTGTTTCTCGGTAATTTTGTCGGCGCGGTCGGCCTGGCCTGCCTGGTGGTGCTGTCGAACCATCCCGCGCTGAACCAGGGCGCCGTGGCGGCCCAGTACCGCCAGATTGCCGCGGCCAAGACGGCGCTGCCCTTCATCGACGCCTTCTTCAGCGGGGTGCTGTGCAATGCGCTGGTGTGCGTGGCGATCTGGATGGCGATCGCGGGGCGTAGCGTGCTCGACAAGGCGGTCGCGATCCTGTTTCCGATCTCCGCCTTTGTCGCCGCCGGCTTCGAGCACAGCGTCGCGAACATGTACCTGATCCCGATGGCGATGCTGCTTCAATGGACCGGCCAGGCCGGCGCGCCGGCGCCTGTCGTGTGGAGCGGCTTCGCGGCGAACATGATTCCCGTGGTATTGGGGAACATCGTCGGCGGCTCGGTCTTCGTCGGTGTGGTGTTCCACGTCATCTACCGGCGCCCTGGCGCGCACACCTGA